TGCAGGCCACCTCTTTCGCTTCCAGTTCCTGCCCGGAGATTGTGCTGGCATACCCGGCCACGATCCCTGAATAAAACGAACACGTCGGCTCACTTGACGGCCCAAGCCACGCCGCTTCCTGAGAGTTGTCGAGCATGACCTTCAAAGGGAAAGCAGAGAAGTCGAAGGTCAAATGGCCCCATCCGCCCTCATCGGTGATCAGCTTGGACATGGTTCGAATGACGTTGCCGAAGAACTCGGCTGTCACCGGGTCCTGTTGAATCTGTTCCAGGATCTGTCCGTGGACCATCAGCGGGACCAGGGGCGCGGGTGCCCATCTGCCTTGCTCCAGCGCCTGGCTCACTTCCCACCGGCAAAGCGCTTTGCCCATTTCGTAGAGGGTTTGGGCTTTTTTCTCCGGCCCCATGGAGGCGGCCAGGGTGGTGTGCAGCAGATGGATGATTTTCGAGCCGGCCATGATCTCCTGAACGCCGCCGATACCGATCCGGCCGCCGGTTTTGTCCACGTCGTGAATCTCGAACGCCGTGGCACCCATGAACGCGCGAAACAGCACCGGCAGCTTTCTTGACAGCCAAGGCGCGTTGGCCAAGGGACGCAATAGGATGCGCACGAGCAAAGGATGCCGTTCCAGAAAGCCCATGCCGCGGTTCATCCAGATCATTTGCCGACGTTGCTGTTGCTCCAACTTATCATTCCTATCTGGTCCCAGGTGCCGGTTGTCACTGTTTTTGTTGACGTATTCGATAAACCGGCCGCGGACCACGTCGCTTACATTGTCGCGCCCCCGGCGCGTTTGCTTCATGCCGGGGGCGCCACGAATGAGGTTTGGTTTTCAGTCCCTCACAGCAGGCTGAGCAATTCGTCGAAATCGAGCAGCGACCAAATCAACGCCGTGCCGTACTCGGCAAAGTTGCTCTGGCCCTTCCAGGTCGAGACGACCCGGGTGAACATCAAGACGTTGTCCTCGACGACTTCGCCGTCGATTTTCAACTCGGGCACGAGGTCGATGGACTCGTCGATCACGTAATTGCCGTAGCCGTAGGCATCGGCGCCGAGTTTGTCACTCACCTGCCAAGGCTCGGCGATGTCGGCCACGTTGACGCCCAACTCGGCCACGAAATGCCCGCGGTATTCGGGGTGATCGATCAGGAACTGCGCCGCATCCTGATCCACGAAGCTGTGCGCGAACATCAGATAGGGCGTGTTGGGAATGCGTTTTACCGAAAACTCTCCCCACTCCAGTTTCGTGTCGATCGCCAGCGCGTCAAACACGCCGCCTTGCTTCCAGCAACCTGCGTCTGGGCCGACCCAGTAGTAAGTCTTGGCGGCGACGGTGGAATCGCTTAGGTCCGCCTCGCGCACGTAGGCCAGGTAGAGTCCGCTGATGCGGTAACTGATCTGCGAGCCGGTTCGGCAATAGCTGCCGTTATCCGGCGTGGCGTCGTCGAAGCTGACGGAGTTGGCGACCGGGCGTCCGCTGCCGTAAAGGATGAAGCCCTGTTCGTCGTCGTTTTCGAAGGGCGGTTTGCATTGACCGGTATCGGCGAAATCGTCCGGTGTAACCGGGATCCCGTTCACCTGGATGAATTTCTGATTGGCGAAGGGAGCGAGGTAACTCCATTTGTCCGCGCCCACGTCGTATTTGAGTACGTGGGATTGGTCGCAGTCGGTGTTGCTGATGTACTTGCCGTACCAGTAGTAAATCGCTTCCTCGGTCGCGGCTAAACCGGTAGGCACGAAGAAGGGAACTTCGGTCAAGCCCGGTTGGCCGCCCGGGAAGATGAGGTCGCGCTCGGCCTGATTGAGCAGCGTCGTCGGGTCGTCATTGTCGTCGAACGCGGTGAACTCGGTGACCGTGTAGTAGTGGTAAATGCCCTCGTCGTGTCCGGCGATCGTGTCGATAACGTAGTCGCTGTCGGTGTCCACGCCCCAGGGCACGCCGACCATGGGACCGCTGGTTTGGTGACTCTGCAGGACCGGGTGGGTATCGCCGAAGAAGTAGTAGGTCGCGCCGCCCACGCGAGTGTTATTGCCCAGGTCCGTGCCGCGAACCAGGTCGTCCCAGTAATGGTTTTCGTCATACTCGAAACCGTCGGGAAACAATGCGGTGATCAGTTCCTGATCCGGTTTTTGGATGTCGCGGCCGACGAAATCGGTGGCGTAATACTGGCAGATATCCACTTCGGGCTTGATGCCGTTTTCGTCGAAGCAGTCAACTTCGTTGGGCCAGACCGGCGGTTGAGTTGTGTCATCATCATCGTCGTCGTCACCGATTGTGTCGTCATCGTCGTTATCGTCGTCACCGGCGGAGTCGTCGTCGTCATCGGTTGTGTCGTCGTTAACGTCGTTGTCATCGTTATCGTCATCATCGTCACCGCAAGCAGGTAGGTTGAGCAGCAACAAAACGAAAAGCAAAAGAAGCAGTGAGTATCTGACTAGGCTGAATTTCATCCAGGTGACTCCCTTGTATTAATTTCCGGGTTGCTGCGATTGCGGAAAACAGAAAACCGTGCCGCAAATCCTTGATGTCCGACCGACGCCTTGCATGCGAACAAAGCGTCTCCGAATTCGTTTCCTTGGCGGGCATTTTGCCCTTTTTCGAAACGAAAAACCACCGACCGCCGTATCGTCACCGAAAACGGGAAGCGCATTTTGACCGTTGATTCCGCCCGTTGTTATGGATGCGGGCTATGCGAGGCGGTCTGCCCCGAGAAAGCGATCTCGATGACACCAAGAGGGGGCTGAAGACCCGGATAAGCCCGTCCCATTGCTTTTGTGAAGCTCAAGGAATGGTTCCGGAAGCACCAGGAGCCGGGCGTGTTTCAACCCAACTTCACCGGGGCTCGATGGTTTCGACGACCCCGAAGGTCTATGCGATTGTCACAGGTCGGTCGGCTTCAGGCTCCGCTTGACCTTGATGTTGCTCAGCTTGCCGTTCTGGAAAGATAAGGTTACCGACCCGTAAAACCGGGCGGCAGCAAGCTTTTCCAGATAGGCCAACAACTATTTCATGAAGGCAGGATGTTGATCGGCAGGTGATCGTATTTCGCCATTCAAAAATTTTCGGATGCGCCTTCGGCGCGTTTAAGAACCAAAGGACCGAAGAACCAAATTACCAATCTTCACGGTCGACTGACTAACGGACACAACGCGCGTGGTCGTCGAAGCCGATGTAGCTGCCCTCGACGTAGCCGTCGTAGAAATCGACGCCGAACGCGCCGTCGCCGAGGTCCGCGACCGGCGAAGACGACCAATACCAAGCGATACCACCGGACATTCCATCCGGCCAATAAGCCCCACCCGATCCGGGACCCTCCAGGTAATCACAGCCAGAGCATGCATCGTTCCAACAGTCACTGACATTCGTGCAACCGTCAGTCACGCCGCACGAGCCACCCAGTTCGGTCGCGGGGCACCCGCGAATCAGCGACCGCAGTTCACTGATGGTCGGCAGCCGCCAATCGTCGTGGCCGTCAAAGCTCAAATTCGCGCAGTAGATCTTCGCGTTTTCCCAGGTCATGTAATCGCTCGACGGCGGGTCCTGCCACGTCAAGTCGCCGCCGGCATCGTCATCATCGCTTCCGCCCGAATCGTCGTCGTCATCATCGTCGCCGCAGGAAAGCAGTAGACCCAAGCCAAGGAACAGCACCGCCAAGAGAACCAAGAAATAAAGCTTTCTCATCATTCCCTCCTCGCGCTTTCGTGGCGCACAATGACCCAATCACCAAATCACCAATTTTCACGGTCGACTGACTATCGCACACAGCGCGCGTAGGTGTAGTGCCCGGCGCTGTAGACACTGCCGTAGTTAAAATGGACGAGCCACGCGTAGTCGCCGTCGTCCGCGACCGGCGAAGACGACAAATAGCAAAAGCACTCGCCCGGCAATTCTGAAGGCCCGTAGCAACCATTGTTAGGTCCGTCGTCATAATCGCAGGACCCGCATGAGTCATCCTCGCAGTCGTAATCCAGGCAGGAATCCGTCACGCCGCACGAGCCGCCGGTTACCGTAGCGTCGCAGCCGCGAATCAACGTGCGAAGGTCGGAAATGGTCGGCAGATGCCAGCCGCCGCCCGCCAACGTCAAATTCTCGCAGTATTCGATGGCGTCTTCCCAATACATGGGAACGCTCGCTGGCGTCACCTGCCACGTCAAGCCCGAGGATGAATCGGTCCAGGTGTCGCCCGTGGCGTCGTCATCGTCATCATCACCGCCGGTGTCGTCATCGTCATCATCGTCGCCGCAGGAAAGCAGTAGACCCAAGCCAAGGAACAGCACCGCCAAGAGAACCAAGAAATAAAGATTTCTCATCATTCCCTCCTCGCGCTTTCGGCGCGTCTAAGAACTAAATCACCGAAAATCACGGTCTAAGGACGGACACAACGCGCGAAGTAGGGGAGCTCGTAGTAGTAGTCGGTACTGCGGTTGTCGACGCGGCCGCAGCCGAACTTGACGGCCCACGCGCCGTAGTCGACGTCCGCGACAGGCGAAGACGACCAATGCCAAGAGATTTCACCGGTCATTCCTTCAGGCCAATAGGCGCCGCCGTCGCCGGGACCCTCCAGATAATCACAGCCCCAGCATGGATCGTTCAAGCAAGTAGTTGAATCCAGGCAGGAGTCCGTCACACCGCACGATCCGCCCAGTTCGGTCGCATCGCACCCGCGAATCAGGGAACGCAGTTCACTGATGGTCGGCAACCGCCAATCGTCATGACCGTCAAAGCTCAAATTCTCGCAGTAGGTTTTCGCTTCATCCCACTGCATGTAGCTCGACGGCGGATTCTGCCAGGTCAGGCCGGATGATGGATCGGTCCACGTGTCGCCGGACGCGCTATCGTCGTCCCCCGAAGCATCGTCATCAGTTGCGTCGTCATCAGCCGCGTCGTCATCGCTGCTGGAGTCGTCATCATCGCCGCCCGAATCGTCGTCGTCGTCGTCATCGTCGCCGCAGGAAAGCAGTAGACCCAAGCCAAGGAACAGCACCGCCAAGAGAACCAAGAAAAAAAGCTTTCTCATCATTCCCTCCTCGCGCCTTCGTGGCGCACAATGACCCAATCACCAAATCACCAATTTTCACGGTCGACTGACTAACGCACACAACGCTTGGAGTTGCCGCCGTAGTCGTCGTAGACATCGCCGAGGTCAAAATTGACGGCCCACGCGAGGTCGTCGCCGTCCGCGACCGGCGAAGACGACCAATACCAATCGCACTCGCCCGGCAATTCTGAAGGCCCGTAGCAACCATCAAAGTTAGGTCCTTCGCCATCAATGCAGGACCCGCATGAGTCATCCTTGCAGTCGTAATCCAGGCAGGAATCCGTCACGCCGCACGATCCGCCGGTTACCGTGGCGTCGCAGCCGCGAATCAACGTGCGAAGTTCGGAAATGGTTGGCAGATGCCAGCCGCCGCCCGCCAACGTCAAATTCTCGCAGTATTCGATGGCGTCTTCCCACATCATGTAACCGCTCGATGGCGTCACCTGCCACGTCAAGCCCGAGGATGAATCGGTCCAGGT
The window above is part of the Candidatus Lernaella stagnicola genome. Proteins encoded here:
- a CDS encoding 4-vinyl reductase, which translates into the protein MKQTRRGRDNVSDVVRGRFIEYVNKNSDNRHLGPDRNDKLEQQQRRQMIWMNRGMGFLERHPLLVRILLRPLANAPWLSRKLPVLFRAFMGATAFEIHDVDKTGGRIGIGGVQEIMAGSKIIHLLHTTLAASMGPEKKAQTLYEMGKALCRWEVSQALEQGRWAPAPLVPLMVHGQILEQIQQDPVTAEFFGNVIRTMSKLITDEGGWGHLTFDFSAFPLKVMLDNSQEAAWLGPSSEPTCSFYSGIVAGYASTISGQELEAKEVACKAMGDPQCVFELVRKNEEPVH
- a CDS encoding DUF1566 domain-containing protein, yielding MRKLYFLVLLAVLFLGLGLLLSCGDDDDDDDSGGSDDDDAGGDLTWQDPPSSDYMTWENAKIYCANLSFDGHDDWRLPTISELRSLIRGCPATELGGSCGVTDGCTNVSDCWNDACSGCDYLEGPGSGGAYWPDGMSGGIAWYWSSSPVADLGDGAFGVDFYDGYVEGSYIGFDDHARCVR
- a CDS encoding DUF1566 domain-containing protein; the encoded protein is MRNLYFLVLLAVLFLGLGLLLSCGDDDDDDDTGGDDDDDDATGDTWTDSSSGLTWQVTPASVPMYWEDAIEYCENLTLAGGGWHLPTISDLRTLIRGCDATVTGGSCGVTDSCLDYDCEDDSCGSCDYDDGPNNGCYGPSELPGECFCYLSSSPVADDGDYAWLVHFNYGSVYSAGHYTYARCVR
- a CDS encoding DUF1566 domain-containing protein; its protein translation is MRKLFFLVLLAVLFLGLGLLLSCGDDDDDDDDSGGDDDDSSSDDDAADDDATDDDASGDDDSASGDTWTDPSSGLTWQNPPSSYMQWDEAKTYCENLSFDGHDDWRLPTISELRSLIRGCDATELGGSCGVTDSCLDSTTCLNDPCWGCDYLEGPGDGGAYWPEGMTGEISWHWSSSPVADVDYGAWAVKFGCGRVDNRSTDYYYELPYFARCVRP
- a CDS encoding DUF1566 domain-containing protein codes for the protein MRKFYFLALMAMLFLGLGLLLSCGDDDDDDDSGSDDDDVSGDTWTDSSSGLTWQVTPSSGYMMWEDAIEYCENLTLAGGGWHLPTISELRTLIRGCDATVTGGSCGVTDSCLDYDCKDDSCGSCIDGEGPNFDGCYGPSELPGECDWYWSSSPVADGDDLAWAVNFDLGDVYDDYGGNSKRCVR